A window of Epinephelus lanceolatus isolate andai-2023 chromosome 3, ASM4190304v1, whole genome shotgun sequence genomic DNA:
CATAATGAATGACGACAATAGCTGCATAGTACATGTGTCACATATTTATAATAGTTCATCATGAAGCAAAGAGCAAAGAATACTCTCTCTGTACTCGAGctgaaacaagtgaaatgtAGCATTTATTATGAAGAGCTGCAGGTGTGCATCAAGCTCGTTAGACATATCAGACCATCCCACTGATCAGTTTATTCTGCACAGGAGAACTGAAATGAGGTGGAGCAGCATATTCACATGTCAGAAACTGTTGCACCACTGAATTGAAAATCATAAACTCTGTCCTTCAGACGTGTTGACACTGTGTTACCTTTGTTTCCCCAGGTGTCACgagtcaaccaatcacagcagtAGAAGGTGACGATGTCACTCTTCAGTGTCCTCTGGCTCCTGGGGTCGACTTGTCTGCTTACACAGTGGATGTCAGCAGAGATGACCTTGATGTCAGTGAAAATGATGTCCATGTGTATCGACATGGACAGGACCATCTTCAAACACAGACGGCTCAGTACAAGGACAGGACAACTCTCACCCATGAAGACCTGACCAGAGGAATCCTGACACTGACACTCTCTCCAGTAAAGCTGTCTGACAGTGGACCATACAAGGTCTATGTCCCAAAACTGAATGCCGGTTGTGTCATTGACCTCAGTGTTGGTGAGAATGCTGAGTTTAATACAGTTTAATTCAGATTAGTCAGAATTAGGAATATTGTTTTTGACTTCTGGGCACAGGCAGATTGTCTCACTACTAGATGATATTTTTAATCTGCATTTTCTGACTACTGAAaacattgtcttcttttttttaaacagtaacCAAAGATCAAGAGAACGTAGCTCCTGTAGATGAGCTGGACAATCCTGGTAAATTACTCTGAGCTTaaatgcagttgtttttcaCTGGTTGTTCCTTTATCTTAATGAACTGAgaacatttttgtctttttctttttaaacagcaCCCAAAGACCCACAGAACAGGACAAGGAGAGATGACTCCAGCACAACTAAACCTCCAGTGGAAGGAGTGACCAAGTCAGGCGATGGAGGTAAATATCTTTGTTCAGTTTTCTTTGATTCACTTTATCCTACGATCTCTTTAAATACAAGATAATCTGACTGTGGGAGCTGCGTGTTAATGATTTTGTTATTCTTTTAATCAGGAGCAGCACACTATAGATTAATGATCAGAATTAATAACCACATTACAAGAGAAAAAACCTGCATCACCTCAGAGGCTCTTCTTCTCAACACTGTCTGATACTCCTTCAGGTGCTGCAAAGACGGATCCTCTGTGGAAAACTGTCCTCATTGTCTGCTGTTGTGTcgctgctgccattgttgtcaTTGTTCTTATCCTGTTGAAGCTTGGAAAGATCCGTAAGTTAGAAACTTCTGTTCTACAGTATTTTAAAATTAACTCTGGAGTCTAACTATGTATATTTACTCTAATATAAGACAACCCCAACTTCTTAAAAGTTATTTCCactaaataaaatcttaaattgGAGCCAGTACTGTTTCTAAAACTGGCTTcaacagtaaaatgctgcttacacattGATGCATCAATATTGACAATCTAATAATGGTagatagaataaaaataaatcatggaGAGGTATATTGTCTATTGGTGCTCCCCACAATATCAAGCTAGATGGAAGGATATTGAGTTGAAACTGGGCCAGGATCCCCCTCAAACCAAGCTAGGGGAAATAGAGCATACAGACCCCAAGGGAGACGATTCAATATTAAAAGAAACACTTAGAATATGGTGCGAGGtggttaaaaaatacaaattgacAGTATGGAGCTTTATcactatctttattcaagagagtagtctatcagtttgagagtattatttattgatttcatgttCAGAACCCCTGCACTCGCACTCAAATAACCTCTGCTTGCacttggatctactctgtttctgctcaaactgtgtgctcgcactcagataccatgttgctcgcacagatttcctgctcgagcttcggctttcctacaaacaaacaaaacaaacaaacaaaaattgtTTCCAAACTGTACAAAGGTCTGCAAAAACGGAATGGAAGTAACACACTGCATACAAAAAAGAAGTGGGAGTCAGAATTTAATATTGAACTGTCGGAGCGTGACTGGCAATCCATGTGCAGAACCCAAAATACTTCAACTAGTTCTAAAGGATGGAGGGAATTTGGCTGGAAAAATTTAAGGAGATATTTCATTACACTACACATTAAAAGTAAACAATTGAGTAAGCATCAGTATTGTTGGAGACAGTGCGGGCATCGGAATGCCGGTCACTCACATATCTTTTGGTCATGTGTGAAAATTACAACATTCTGGGACATGGCTCTTCAAACCATGGAGCAAGTCTTTGGATATGAGATTCCAAATGATCCCCGGGCTGTGTATCTGGCACTGACACCGGAGGATATAATAAGAAAGGAGGACATTTACCTGTTCAAAATCCTGACACTTACGGCTAAAAAGGCCATCACAAAGAACTGGTTGAAAAGTGAACCTCCTACACAGGAACAATGGCTGAATATTGTGGAGGAAATATGCTCTGTGGAAAGACTGACCTATTGTCTGAGGACTAAAGCAGAGGTCCATGAACAAATATGGGGAAAATGGCATACATATAACAGAGAGTAGTGCCCTCCCACGGCCaccctttgtgttttttgatgtTGTATTCTATGCCTATGTTTTGTTAtgtgcaaaatgaaaaataaagttaaaaaaaacaaaacacggaGGATATTTTCCTGCAGAATGAGTACTTGTACTTCAGATAGTTGAGGTAGATTTTTagtgtagtgtgtggagttttgTATCATGTAACAAACATCAGTTTGATTATTCTTCATACATTTGCCataatatgaaaatattattATTGAAGTATGTCACAAAGTGGTTATCATGTCCTCACAGAGATTTGTAAGAAGAAGACGCCCAGAGGAGAGAAGGGGCCAGAAGATGAGACAATGATGCAAAAGACCCAAGCAACAGATGAGGATGAAGACCCACACAGCACTGCAGCGAATGGCCTGAGAGAGGTGGTGGTCTGAGACGATAAATACTCATCCTGACAACATTAGAAAACCTTCCATACTTCACCTGAAGCAAAGCCTTTTCCTCCACAACAGTAAAGTTGATTTTAGATATgtagcccagtatcacaaatctgCCTCGGGGGGCTTCACAGTACGAACAGCGTACGACACCCTCCGTCCTCAGATCAGGAAAACTCCTCAGTCATCCTAACATGCCTGGGTCTCCTCATTTCTTCATTGTGGTCTAAACGAGGCATTCACATCTTAGGTCTTTGCTCTCTCCAAGATTTCAAGTAGTATTACTCCTATCTCCACACCAACACCCCTTGGGAGCATTAGTTATCACCAAGACAAAACAGTCTGAAACATTATCTTCTCCTCACCTAAAAATCTTGCTCATGAAATAATCCACTGTAAATTGGTGCACACATTTTCTGCTCGCCATCGTATTAAGTACAACCCGAATGATTTTGGTAGTGTATCAGGAGAAAGGGTTAATATGAGCTGCTGAAACCTGTCATTAAGAAATGCTCAGGAACCACTACTGTCATGAGGAGAATGTTTGTTTGCTTAAAGGGGGCTACTAGCAGAGGGCTGTACCATGAGTTTTCAGTCCTATGAAGGTGGCTCTCTTTTAACATGGCTAGGTCACTATGGTAACTTAGGCAGCAAACCTGACCTGGTCCGAACCAGGTTAGGTTCCTAGTTTCAGCTTTAAATTGACTGAAAAGTTCCTTTCTCTGCTCCCTAGAGCACTCTGTGTTTGGTGTAAATCAATGATGGTAATGTTACATACATGCCACTGAAGGAAGCTGAGCAGTTACAGTAGCTTTTTTAATAGTGCcgtcttttttaaattttttatgttAGACGGCAACCTGCAGTGTATCAGCGACACAGGAAACCTGATCAAGAATACTGCTTTATTTGCACAGTTTGATGTTTGATATGTTTGTAGTGTTCTTTGGTCCGTCTGCCCACTCTGGCTCTAAAATCACAGGTAGCATATATCGATAGTTCTTGTTATTGATCAAGATGACATTTATGAATTTCCTTCAAGCCTTACAATAATATCACTTTGgattatgttttaatgtttggTCCTAATTTGCTGATGTCCGTTTCACACAGCTGGTCTATTGTAGCTAACAGAACCCTGATTAGAAGATTGATTTGTGTATTGTTATTTATCACAGTTAAAATTCAATCAGTAAAATTCATTTGGCTTTGATTTGCACAAAAAGTGCAAATCAGTGTATTACATTTAGTGTAATACTTTTTTAATAGGCAGCACAGATCAATCATATTTAACAGTCAGATGTGCTGGACGTGTCATTTCACTGGTTTTATGGGAACGTGCACAGAGCCTGAAGCAGAAACCCTGGGGAGACAGTTGATAACCACCTTTGTAGTACCTGTTATCTCTGACTGAGACTTTAGGGTTTGTCAAACCAGCTCA
This region includes:
- the LOC117250692 gene encoding uncharacterized protein LOC117250692 isoform X2, with protein sequence MKYNTSQCVTSQPITAVEGDDVTLQCPLAPGVDLSAYTVDVSRDDLDVSENDVHVYRHGQDHLQTQTAQYKDRTTLTHEDLTRGILTLTLSPVKLSDSGPYKVYVPKLNAGCVIDLSVVTKDQENVAPVDELDNPAPKDPQNRTRRDDSSTTKPPVEGVTKSGDGGAAKTDPLWKTVLIVCCCVAAAIVVIVLILLKLGKIQICKKKTPRGEKGPEDETMMQKTQATDEDEDPHSTAANGLREVVV
- the LOC117250692 gene encoding uncharacterized protein LOC117250692 isoform X1, yielding MIVTLVTVTVLSILPPAAGVTSQPITAVEGDDVTLQCPLAPGVDLSAYTVDVSRDDLDVSENDVHVYRHGQDHLQTQTAQYKDRTTLTHEDLTRGILTLTLSPVKLSDSGPYKVYVPKLNAGCVIDLSVVTKDQENVAPVDELDNPAPKDPQNRTRRDDSSTTKPPVEGVTKSGDGGAAKTDPLWKTVLIVCCCVAAAIVVIVLILLKLGKIQICKKKTPRGEKGPEDETMMQKTQATDEDEDPHSTAANGLREVVV